The Sulfuricystis thermophila genome segment CGATCAGTCTCCGAGTCGACCGCGATGTCCTCGTCCATCCTTGGTCATCGATAGAAACATTCAAATAATTCAAAAAGTTGAATGAAAGAATTCTGGGCAGACTGTTTGGCGCGTTTCGAAAGCGAATTGCCGGCGCAGCAATTCAACGCTTGGATCAAATCGCTGCGCGTCGAGACGGACGACGCTGAACGCCGGTTGCGTCTGCTCGCCCCGAATGGTTTCATCCTGCGCTGGGTGCGCGAGCGCTACCTCGACCGCGTCGAATCGCTTGCGCGACAACATTTCCCGGAACCCATCACGATCGACCTCTCACTCGACGAGAAACCCACCGGCCTGCTGCAGGAATCCTCTGGCAAGGTCGCCGAAGACATTGCCATCTTGCCTGACAGGAAAGAAAGCGACGCGAGCAGGGAAAAATTCGTCGATCCGGTCGATCTGCCCGAATACGGGTTGACGCGGCTGAATCCCGAATTCACGTTCAATACCCTGGTCACCGGTCGTTCCAACGACATGGCGCGCGCCGCCGCTCAGCAGGTTGCCGTGAACCCAGGCTCCTCATACAACCCATTGTTCATCTACGGCGGCGTCGGATTGGGCAAGACCCACCTCATTCACGCCCTGGGCAACGAGGTGTTGCGCCACTCTCCCCACAAGGTCATCCGCTATCTCCATGCAGAGGACTACTATTCCGATGTCATCCGCGCCTATCAGCAAAAATCCTTCGATACCTTCAAGCGCACCTACCGTTCGCTCGACGTCCTGCTGATCGACGACATCCAGTTCTTCAACGGCAAGGCACGTACGCAGGAAGAGTTTTTCTACGTCTTCAATGCACTGGTCGAAGCCAAGAAACAGATCGTCATTACCTGCGACACCTATCCCAAGGACATCCAGGGTCTCGAAGAACGGCTGATTTCCCGCTTCGACTGGGGGCTGACCGTCCAGATCGAACCCCCCGAGCTGGAAATGCGCGTCGCCATCCTGAAGAAGAAAGCAGCCAGCGAATCGATCGAACTCGGGGACGACGTCGCCTTCCTGATCGCCAAGAATCTGCGCTCGAACGTTCGCGAGCTGGAAGGTGCGCTGAAGAAAGTGCTCGCCTTCGCGCGTTTCCACAATCGCGAAATCAATCTCGAACTCGCCAAGGAAGCGCTGAAGGACATCATCGGCGCCCACAACCGCCAGATCACCCTGGAACTGATCCAGAAGACCGTCGCCGACTACTTCAAGATCAAGGTCGCCGACATGTATTCGAAGAAGCGCAACCGCGCCATCGCCCGTCCTCGCCAAGTGGCGATGTGGTTGGCCCGTGACTTGACACCCCACAGCCTGCCGGAAATCGGCGAGGCTTTCGGTGGCCGCGATCACACGACGGTGCTGCACGCCTGCCGCACGATCGCCGAGTTGCGCAACAAGGACAGTCTCCTCAACAAGGATCTGCTCGTGCTTTCGCAAACCATCAAAGGCTGAAAAAATTCACAACACCCGCATGAGCAAGTTATGGAAAGAATGTGAATAACTCTACCAAATCGCTCGCCCAAGAATTTCATTCACCTTTGCCCACAGATCTCCACAGCCTTATCCACGACTCACTGCAAATCGTCAATCCATTGTTTCATATGGATTTAAACTCTTCATCCACAGTTTTGCCCTTCCCTCAATATCATCACTAGGGGTTTTCAAGATGCTTCTATATAAAGGTCCTCGCGACCAGTTGCTGGTCCCCCTGCAAGCGGTGTGCGGCATCGTCGAAAAGCGGCACACCTTGCCGATCCTTTCGAACGTGTTGATCGAGAAGATGGGCGAACGATTGCTGCTCCTGGCAACCGACATCGAAATGCAGATCCGCACTTCGACCGGCTCCAGCGGGCCAGAAAACACCGCCATCACCGTCGCGGCGCGCAAGCTGCAGGACATCCTGCGTTCTTTGCCGGAATCCAGCGAGGTGAGCTTGACCCTCGACGAGAAGCGCCTGCAGCTCAAGGCCGGCAAGAGCCGTTTCAATCTGCAGACTCTGCCGGCCGAGGATTTCCCGCGCATGGCCGAAGCGAGCGGCAAGACGCTGACGCTGCGCCTGTCGCAAAAACAGTTCAAGCGGCAACTGGCGCTGGTGCAGTATGCAATGGCCCAGCAGGACATCCGTTATTACTTGAATGGCCTGCTGCTCGTCGTGCAGGGTAATGAGCTGCGGCTGGTGGCGACTGACGGCCATCGTCTGGCATTTGCCAGTGAAACCATCGAGCGCAGCGAACAGGAGCGGGTAGAGGCCATCCTGCCTCGCAAGGCGGTTTTGGAGCTGTCACGCCAACTTGCCGACAACGACGAAGCGCTGGAGATTTCCCTGGCGCCGACGCAGGCGCGCTTCGCTTTCGACAATGTCGAGTTCGTCAGCAAGCTGATCGACGGCAAGTTCCCCGACTACGAGCGCGTCATCCCGCAGCATCAGGGTAAGATCGTGCGCCTCGACCGGGCAGCCTTCCAGCATGCGCTGCAGCGCGCCGCGATTCTCACCAATGAGAAGTTCCGCGGCGTGCGGCTCGTGCTCGCAGCGGGTAGCCTGAAGATCATCTCCAGCAACGCGGAAAACGAGGAAGCGCAAGAGGAACTGGAAATCGATTACGCTGGCGATGGGCTGGACGTCGGCTTCAACGTCAATTATCTGCTCGACGTGCTCAACAACATCGGCAGCGACATGATCGAGATGCGTTTGGCCGACAGCAATTCCAGCGCCCTGATCACCCTGCCTGAGAACGAACGCTTCAAATATGTCGTGATGCCGATGCGCATCTGACGGTGAGAAATAGATGACTGAACAAGAAACACAAAACAGCGGTTACAACGAAGATTCGATCACCCAGCTCGAATTCCCGGACAATGTGCGCCAGCGGCCGGGCATGTATATCGGCGATACCTCCGATGGTACCGGTTTGCATCACATGGTATTCGAAGTCGTGGACAATGCCGTCGATGAAGCGTTGGCCGGTTATTGCGACGACATCGTCGTTACCATCCATGCTGACAATTCGATTTCCGTGACCGACAACGGGCGCGGCATTCCGGTCGGCATCAAATATGACGACAGGCAAACGCCGAAGCGTTCCGCTGCAGAGATCGCGCTGACCGGTCTCCATGCCGGCGGTAAGTTCAACCAGAACTCCTACAAAGTTTCCGGTGGCCTGCACGGTGTCGGCGTTTCCTGTGTCAATGCCCTGTCGGAATGGCTGCGTCTGACGGTGCGTCGCGATGGCAAGAAGCATTTCATCGAGTTTCGCCGCGGTTTGCCCACCGAACGCATCGTCGAAGTGCATGACGGCGTCGAAGTGTCGCCGCTGAAAGTGATCGGCGAGACCAAGGGACGCGGTACCGAGGTGCACTTCCTCGCCGATGCGCAGATCTTCGGCAACGTCGAATATCACTACGATATCCTCGCCAAACGCCTGCGTGAACTGTCCTTCCTCAACAACGGCGTGCGTATCCGCCTCATCGACCAGCGCAGCGGTAAGGAAGAAGACTTCGCCTTCGCGGGCGGCGTCAAGGGTTTCGTCGAATACATCAATCGCAGCAAGACCGTGCTGCACCCGAACATCTTCCATGCCGAGGGCGTTTCCGGACCGATCGCCGTTGAAGTGGCGATGCAATGGAACGATTCCTATGCCGAACAGGTGCTGTGCTTCACCAACAACATTCCGCAAGCCGATGGTGGCACGCACCTGACCGGCCTGAGACAGGCGATCACGCGCGTCATCAACAAATACATCGAAGAAAACGAGATCGCCAAGAAGGCCAAGGTCGACATCACCGGCGATGACATGCGCGAAGGTCTCACCTGCGTGCTGTCGATCAAGATGCCAGATCCGAAATTCGCCTCGCAGACGAAAATGAAGCTGGTATCGAGCGAAGCCCTACCGGCAGTGCAGGAAGTCGTTGCCGCCAAGCTCGCCGACTTCCTGCTGGAAAACCCCGTCGATGCGAAAATCATTACCGGCAAGATCGTCGAGGCCGCCCGGGCACGCGAAGCGGCGAGGAAGGCCAGGGAGATGACGCGCCGCAAGGGGGTACTCGACAGCATCGGTCTACCCGGCAAGCTCGCTGACTGCCAGGAGAAAGATCCGGCGCTGTGCGAGCTCTATATCGTCGAGGGCGATTCCGCCGGCGGCTCGGCCAAACAGGGACGCGACCGCAAGTTCCAGGCCATCCTGCCGCTCCGAGGCAAGGTGCTGAATGTCGAAAAGGCGCGCCTCGACAAGGTCATCTCTTCGGAACAGATCGTCACCCTGCTGACTGCACTCGGCTGCGGCTTCGGCAAGGAGGACTACAAGCCCGAGAAGCTCAGATATCACCGCATCATCATCATGACCGATGCGGATGTCGATGGCGCTCACATCCGCACCCTGCTGCTCACCTTCTTCTACCGCCAGATGCCCGAGCTCGTCGAAGGCGGCCACATCTATATCGCCCAGCCGCCGCTGTATAAGATCAAGCATGGCAAGACCGAGCGCTACATCAAGGACGACAACGAGCTGAACCAGTATCTGCTGAACCTGGCGCTGGAAGGCGCGGCGCTGTTACCAAAAGCGGGTGCCCCGGCCATCGAAGGCACTGCCCTCGAAGAGTTGGCGAACAGCTATCTGACCTCGGAGGCGATCATCCGCCGGTTGGCCGATTTCGTCGACAGCGAAGCTCTACACGCCCTGATCGCCCATGACATCGCACTCGATCTCAGCACGGAGACGGCGGCAAAAGACAGCGCGGAGCGCTTGCGCGCCGTGCTACCAGACAAACTGCGTATCGAAGCGGATTTCGACGAACACAGTGAACGCTGGCGCTTGAGACTGATGAAGATGCGCCATGGCAATCTACGCATCAGTCATATCGACGAGGAATTCCTCGTCTCGGGGGACTACGCGCAATTGCGCAAAACCGCACGCCTGCTCGCGGGTCTGGTCGGCAGCGATGCCGTGATCCGACGCGGCGAGAAGTCACAACAGGTGACGAGCTTCGCCGCCGCCATGCAATGGCTGTTCCAGGAAGTCGAACGCAACCTCTCCAAGCAGCGCTACAAAGGCCTGGGCGAGATGAACCCGGAACAGCTCTGGGAAACAACGATGGATCCGAGCGTGCGGCGCCTGCTCAAAGTGCAGATCGATGACGCGATCGCCGCCGACGAAATCTTCACCACCCTGATGGGCGATGTCGTCGAGCCGCGCCGCAAGTTCATCGAGGATAACGCCCTCTACGCGCGCAACATCGACGTTTGAGGGCTTGAGAAATCGCTCCGTTACTTGAAGTTGGCGCCGGCCTTGTTGGCGAGGTATGCCACGGCGCGAGCGAGCTCTTCATCGGTCGCATCGGAACCGCCTTTGGGCGGCATCGCGCCCTTACCCGCCTTCGCTGAGGCGACGAGCGCTTCGTAACCGAGCGCAATGCGCGGCCCCCAGGCTGCCTGGTCGCCCGTCTTGGGCGCTCCGGCGACGCCGGCCTCGTGACAGGCGCTGCAAACCGCCTTGTAAAGCTCCTCGCCGCTGCGGCTGCCCTTTGCCGCACCCGAGGCGCTGAGAGGCGCGAGTTTGACCTTGGCAACCGGCTGGATGCGCAGGTTGGCGGCTTCCTCATCGACGGGCTTGGGGTGGCTGCCCATGGCCAAAACCGCCGTGGAAAAGACTGCCAGACCAGCCGCCGCGAGCAGTCGGGAACTACGTTTTTGCATCATTTTTTTACCCTTTCCGGAAATGGTCGCCAAACTTCGGCCCATGGAGGCCATCGGGCGAATTATCGGTGAATTGGGCCGGATTGTGTGGCAGTCAGGCAGTCCGGCCAATGCGAACCCACGTTGGTTTGGCCAAGCGAAGACTGATTAACCGACATGCCATCAGCCGGGAATCTGCTCGTCTCCTTTCGTAACGCCGAGTCGGCGCAATTTTTCCCAGAGTGTCTTGCGCGTGATGCCGAGAGCTTCGGCGGCGCGTGTCATGTGACCGCCATGACGCTCGAGCGTCAGAGTCAGATAATCACGCTCGCAGGCCATCAGATATTCGGCAAGCGAAGCAGACACCGGCTGGGTAGAGTGTTCACCGTCCTGGGCGGTATCGAAGAAAGCTTCCGGACCGAGCAGCGGGGCATTCGCCATGATGCACGCACGTTCGACCGCGTGTTTGAGTTCGCGAACGTTGCCGGGCCATGAATAATTCAGCAGGGCCTGTTCAGTGCGCGGGTCCAGGCGGCGCCGCTCGTCGGGATGCCGGCGATTGAATTCCTCGATGAAATGACGCACGAACCAGCGAATGTCGTCGGGACGTTCGCGCAAGGGCGGAATGCGCAAATGAATCACGTGGATGCGATAAAAAAGGTCTTCGCGGAAGCGCCCTTCCTCGACCATGGCCTTGAGATCGCGATGCGTCGCACAGACCAGGCGGAAATCGCTGGTCACGGGCTTTTCTGCGCCAAGGCGGACGAAACGGCGATCCTGAATGACACGCAAGAGTTTGGCCTGCATCGCGAGTGGCATTTCGCCGATTTCATCGAGAAACAGGGTACCGCCATGCGCCTGTTCGAAAAGCCCGCGCTTGGCTCGCACGGCGCCGGTGAAGGCACCTTTTTCATAGCCGAACAGCTCCGCTTCCATCAGCGTTTCAGGAATCGAGGCGCAATTCACGGCGACGAACTCGCCTGTCGTGCCGACGGCGTGATGATGAAACAGGCGTGCGACATGTTCCTTGCCCGAGCCGGATTCGCCGGTGATCATCAGCGCTGCGGCATGGCGCGCCAAGCGGGGAAGCTGTTCGGCGATGCGTCGCATCGCTGAGGAAACACCGAGGCTCACATCGTCCGTGTCGCCGCCGGCGCCATAGCTTTCGGCGAGCCCGCGGACTTTTTGCACCAGCAAGTCGACGTCGAAGGGTTTGGTGACGTAGTCGGCAGCGCCGGCCTTGAGCAATTCGACGGCGCGGTCGATCGTGCCGTAGGCCGTCATGAACAGAAAAGGTGGCAGGGCCGACTGGCGAGCGGAGAGTTCCAGAAACAGCTCACCGCCGTTGATGTCCGGAAGACGAATATCGCTGACCACGACACAGTAGCGCTCGGACAAGAGCGACTGCCGGGCGGCTGCGCCAGTCTGGTGCCAGAAAACGTCGAAGCCTTCGAGAGTGAACAGCTGGGTGAGCGATTCACCCATGATGGTGTCGTCTTCGATTAGACATAAACGCGGTTTTCTGTCAGGCGGGCATCTCATAGGGAATCTCGACGCTGAACAGGGTATGGCCGGGACGACTTTCGACGGACAATCCGCCAT includes the following:
- the dnaN gene encoding DNA polymerase III subunit beta, which encodes MLLYKGPRDQLLVPLQAVCGIVEKRHTLPILSNVLIEKMGERLLLLATDIEMQIRTSTGSSGPENTAITVAARKLQDILRSLPESSEVSLTLDEKRLQLKAGKSRFNLQTLPAEDFPRMAEASGKTLTLRLSQKQFKRQLALVQYAMAQQDIRYYLNGLLLVVQGNELRLVATDGHRLAFASETIERSEQERVEAILPRKAVLELSRQLADNDEALEISLAPTQARFAFDNVEFVSKLIDGKFPDYERVIPQHQGKIVRLDRAAFQHALQRAAILTNEKFRGVRLVLAAGSLKIISSNAENEEAQEELEIDYAGDGLDVGFNVNYLLDVLNNIGSDMIEMRLADSNSSALITLPENERFKYVVMPMRI
- a CDS encoding c-type cytochrome, which translates into the protein MGSHPKPVDEEAANLRIQPVAKVKLAPLSASGAAKGSRSGEELYKAVCSACHEAGVAGAPKTGDQAAWGPRIALGYEALVASAKAGKGAMPPKGGSDATDEELARAVAYLANKAGANFK
- the gyrB gene encoding DNA topoisomerase (ATP-hydrolyzing) subunit B encodes the protein MTEQETQNSGYNEDSITQLEFPDNVRQRPGMYIGDTSDGTGLHHMVFEVVDNAVDEALAGYCDDIVVTIHADNSISVTDNGRGIPVGIKYDDRQTPKRSAAEIALTGLHAGGKFNQNSYKVSGGLHGVGVSCVNALSEWLRLTVRRDGKKHFIEFRRGLPTERIVEVHDGVEVSPLKVIGETKGRGTEVHFLADAQIFGNVEYHYDILAKRLRELSFLNNGVRIRLIDQRSGKEEDFAFAGGVKGFVEYINRSKTVLHPNIFHAEGVSGPIAVEVAMQWNDSYAEQVLCFTNNIPQADGGTHLTGLRQAITRVINKYIEENEIAKKAKVDITGDDMREGLTCVLSIKMPDPKFASQTKMKLVSSEALPAVQEVVAAKLADFLLENPVDAKIITGKIVEAARAREAARKAREMTRRKGVLDSIGLPGKLADCQEKDPALCELYIVEGDSAGGSAKQGRDRKFQAILPLRGKVLNVEKARLDKVISSEQIVTLLTALGCGFGKEDYKPEKLRYHRIIIMTDADVDGAHIRTLLLTFFYRQMPELVEGGHIYIAQPPLYKIKHGKTERYIKDDNELNQYLLNLALEGAALLPKAGAPAIEGTALEELANSYLTSEAIIRRLADFVDSEALHALIAHDIALDLSTETAAKDSAERLRAVLPDKLRIEADFDEHSERWRLRLMKMRHGNLRISHIDEEFLVSGDYAQLRKTARLLAGLVGSDAVIRRGEKSQQVTSFAAAMQWLFQEVERNLSKQRYKGLGEMNPEQLWETTMDPSVRRLLKVQIDDAIAADEIFTTLMGDVVEPRRKFIEDNALYARNIDV
- a CDS encoding sigma-54-dependent transcriptional regulator translates to MADCPSKVVPAIPCSASRFPMRCPPDRKPRLCLIEDDTIMGESLTQLFTLEGFDVFWHQTGAAARQSLLSERYCVVVSDIRLPDINGGELFLELSARQSALPPFLFMTAYGTIDRAVELLKAGAADYVTKPFDVDLLVQKVRGLAESYGAGGDTDDVSLGVSSAMRRIAEQLPRLARHAAALMITGESGSGKEHVARLFHHHAVGTTGEFVAVNCASIPETLMEAELFGYEKGAFTGAVRAKRGLFEQAHGGTLFLDEIGEMPLAMQAKLLRVIQDRRFVRLGAEKPVTSDFRLVCATHRDLKAMVEEGRFREDLFYRIHVIHLRIPPLRERPDDIRWFVRHFIEEFNRRHPDERRRLDPRTEQALLNYSWPGNVRELKHAVERACIMANAPLLGPEAFFDTAQDGEHSTQPVSASLAEYLMACERDYLTLTLERHGGHMTRAAEALGITRKTLWEKLRRLGVTKGDEQIPG
- the dnaA gene encoding chromosomal replication initiator protein DnaA, whose amino-acid sequence is MKEFWADCLARFESELPAQQFNAWIKSLRVETDDAERRLRLLAPNGFILRWVRERYLDRVESLARQHFPEPITIDLSLDEKPTGLLQESSGKVAEDIAILPDRKESDASREKFVDPVDLPEYGLTRLNPEFTFNTLVTGRSNDMARAAAQQVAVNPGSSYNPLFIYGGVGLGKTHLIHALGNEVLRHSPHKVIRYLHAEDYYSDVIRAYQQKSFDTFKRTYRSLDVLLIDDIQFFNGKARTQEEFFYVFNALVEAKKQIVITCDTYPKDIQGLEERLISRFDWGLTVQIEPPELEMRVAILKKKAASESIELGDDVAFLIAKNLRSNVRELEGALKKVLAFARFHNREINLELAKEALKDIIGAHNRQITLELIQKTVADYFKIKVADMYSKKRNRAIARPRQVAMWLARDLTPHSLPEIGEAFGGRDHTTVLHACRTIAELRNKDSLLNKDLLVLSQTIKG